atcctctttccatcgataagggacaattgttcatagcgacttcttatccattctgcgtcgctgagttcaacttcctgtatgattcttaaagaaggaatctctacctcggctgggatgacatcCTCGGTACCACAAACCAGCATGtaaggagttgccccggttgatatgcgaactgtagtgcggtatcctaataaagcaaaaggtatcttctcgtgccattgtttatggttctctaccatcttccttagtatcttcttgatatttttgttggcggcttctatggctccattcatctgaggtctataggcagtggaattcttgtgcttgattttgaaagttttacacatggctttcatcagatcactgttgaggttggcggcattATTAGTAACATTGGACTCGGGAACTCCTAATCGACAAACAattcgatccttgacaaaatctgcaatgactttcttggttacaactttgtaagatgcagcctctacccattttgtgaagtaatcaatggctaccataataaacctgtgtccgtttgaagcagtaGGCTCAAttagaccaataacatccattccccaatcGGCGAATGGCCaaagtgagcttgttgcattgagctcgtttggcggcatttttatcatatcggcatgcacctggcattgaaagcacttgcggacatactagatgcaatctgtttccatggtcatccaaaagtaaccgaccttgagtatcttcttagccaagttGAAACTATTCATATGCGGGCCACAAGTCCCGGCATGCACATCTTCAAGCAGTTTAtaagcttcctttgcatcgacacatcttagcaatcccaaatcgggagttcttctatacagatTTCCTCCACTGTGGAATAAATGagtggacaatctccggagtgtgcatttctgagtgtgatttgcgtGCTCCGGATATTATCCATTCTATAAATACTCCataatgtcatggaaccaaggctttccatctatttcttcttcaacatgagcacaatatatTGGCTGATTATagatcctcaccggaatgggatcaatataattcttatctggatattgtatcatagatgacaaggtagccaatgcaACGACAaattcattctgaattctgggcatatgtcagaattctatcttcgtgaatcTCTCTcttaattcctgcacatggtgcagatatggcaatatcttagaattcttggtggcccattctccttgtacttggtgcacaagcaaatctgaatcaccgatcaccaacagctcctgaatgttcatgtcgacagCCATGTTGAGTTCCagtatgtaggcttcatactcttccatgttgttggtgtagggaaatctgagtttagcagatacctgataatgttgacccatttctgataccaaaactacttcactgcctatttttttgaaatttgcggctctatcaaagaacatcttccaaccataatatgcttcggtaatgtcttctcctacgaacaatacttcttcatcaagaaaatatgttttcaaaggttcgtatgctcctcccaccgaattttcagcaaggtgatctgacAATGCTTGCCCTTTCACCactttttgagttacatagatgatatcgaactcacttaacaatatctgccatttggccaactttccagtcggcatgggtttttgaaatatgtacttcagagggtctatCCTGGATATgtggtatgtagtgtaggcacaaaagtaatgcctcaatttctgagctgtccaggtcaaagcacagcaagtgcattcaAGTAGGgagtaccgtgcttcataaggtgtgaacttcttacttagTTAATATATGACTTTCTCCTTTCTTCATGtatcgtcatgttgtcccaaaacacattcgaaggctccatctaatacagatagatagagtagcaaaggtcatcctggttctggcgggaccagaactggcggTGTGGACAAGTACTTCTTGACTTTGTCAAAaactttctgacaatcctctgtctAGCTTGTTTCAGCATCCttccttagcatcttgaagatgggttcacatatgactgtggattgggctatgaagcgactgatgtagttcagacgtcctaggaagctcatcctcctttttgctcttaggtggcggtaactcctgaatagacTTGACTTTAGACGGAGCTAGCTCGATCCTTCGAAGGCTGataatgaatcccaataattttcctaagggaaccccaaatgcacactttttgTGGTTCAGTTTCATGTTGTACCTCCTTAGTCTGTCAAAAAACTACCTTAAGttcgctatgtgatctgcggccctcttgaatttgataatgacatcgtccacatacacctctatttctttctGGATCATGTTaaggaagatagttgtcatggctctcatgtaagtagccccagcattcttcagacctaatggcatcattttgtaacagtatacacccaaggtgtaataaaagctgtcttctctgcatcttcttcatccattcagATCTCGTGATAGCtcgcaaagcaatctacaaaggattagagttcatgcttggcgcaattatcgatcaggatgtgtatatttggcagtgggaagtcgtccttgggactcgcTTTGTTTAAATCACAATAGTCAAAAcatactctaaccttcccatccttcttcggaattggcacaatgttagctaaccaggttgggtactcaaccaccctgagaactttggctttgatctgcttggtaacttcctccttgattttcaggcttatgtctggtttgaactttctgagtttctattttactggcggacacatgggattaatgggcatcttgtgagccactatggatgtgctcaaactggtcatgccatcatatgaccatgcaaaaatatcctcatactcttttaggaagcgaatgtactcttccttctctgttggtgacaagtgaatggtgatgcgagtctccttgatggtctcggcatctcccaaatttactgcctCGGTTTCGCCcggattggacttaggcttattctcaaagttttcaacctccctggCAATTTCCTCAGGTATCCCATCTTCTTCGTCTGAATCATTatcctcatgttgcgttgcctcattacatgtcacagtcacggGTTCTTCatgaaaagtaataataatgttgtagaaagaaaagtgtaaaaatagtaatgaataataaagagcaaatgcatttgattaagactGAAAAATCATCCAGACAAGTGCGGCTTGATGAATCGGCATTTATAAgtaaatattaaaacaaaattattggAAATCTTTAAAttcctagaatggctatagaagtaaaaatctgccaagctacccagggactcggcaggCTCCGGATGGTGTGGCAATTTAGTTTCTGAGAACGGCTCCCTTCTTTACGGTCTAAATGGTGAGGCCTTCCTCCTCTTCCTCAATTAtagcactgcagtccatgtcctcatcctccaagaacaaattcttcaacccaatGAGTGCTTCCTAttctgcagtcccccatatcgtattagcttggtgaaaagcttgttccaagcatggcactggttgctcgagagggtagtatggtccacgccatggaggcgaccaatttcTATACTCTTGCTATGAGTACTGGTACctgagcccaaaggtggtaccatgatttttcagctgtattggtttggtgataccttggaggttctttcccaatcctttgtcgggttcatatccagaccaggcCAATATGCTATCTATTTTActactccaccatttatccttctcgaTGGCATTTACCCATTCaatatgatgataggtttcccctcctagccttcttctatgtccaatagtCGGGATTGTTTGATTAGTGTAAAAAGgtttactcccatctccgtgaatgatcacctcctaatGATTCCATTTGAATTTCatagcttgatgtagtgtggaaggcacggttCCAGTGGAATGGATCCATGATCGGCCCagcagaagattatatgaggccgTTATATCAAGCACCTGAAACttgacatcgaaccaagttggccccatctgcaaacaaaggttgatttccccgattgtggccctttgagacccatctaaagctttcatattcatgcttcctacccgtatttcatgaaaatgtttgtccaaccttttcagagtgtccaatggataaatattgaggcttgaacctctatCAACCAAGACTctagcaatgaatttgtcttcaaattgcacggtaatatgcaatgctcgattgtgattcagcccctcaggtggtagctcatctacgtggaagataatcttatgactttccaataatttccctaccatattggccatttctccgccagagatgttattgggtacataagcctcgctcaacattttcattaaagcattcttatgtgcctctgaattttgcaacaatgacaggatagatatctgagctggggttttgttcagatggtcaacaacagaatactcatttgcctgtactttcctccacaggtcatctggccctgtctcaatgataggctgcctggTAGTGCCATCTTTGGTTAATcctctcaagtgttcaagtgtatagactcttccagtcctagtcattccttatgcagcatcagattcttctaccttggccttcccttttaccgagcctcgacaacataatcccaaggtattacttttgagttgaatggaggtgtggttgatacctTCACAGTAAAAGGCGTGACCACTTCTATatcaaatggagcgggggtggccGTGAgcggagccacctctacctcGAATGGAATTGAGTCTGTACCACGATAGGGGTAAGTGTAattgcaactttaaagtcatcaccttctcgaATAATCACAATCggcccctcagggtcccattcttcgttcatctctatcacatgtactcaACCACCTCTATGATCAAGGAGGAAATTGTCACGGACATTAGGTGCGtcttcctttgcctgtatgaccttgttgtcaattagcgtttggatcttatccttcaatgttcggcactcagtagTGGTATGCCCCTTCATATTAGAATGGTACGCATAAGTTTTGTtcagattgacccattgggatagaTTTTCTAATACCACAACGAGAACAAGAGTGATGTAACCCgcgactttcaacctttcatacaattggtcgataGGCTCAGCAATGGTAGTGtgttgtctgggtggcttgcaatcgaaattgggtcttggtcttggaaagttttggaAAGTGTGAGGTAATTAGAAATGGGATGGTTAGGAGTTAttggtgtgatggacagtggctggttgggaatatctaggagatgaaggCTGATTTGTATGCGGTGATTCTTGGTATGTAGGCGAagatgtttgatatgtgggtggaggtgtttgatatatgagtggaggtgtttgatatgtaagtggagatttcgggccttgggccaccattactaccctaacatctctcttctttgatatgccacctaaTTGCAATGCCTTATTTATGGCCTGTAGTGGCTAAAAATTCGTTACTTTCCctctcttgattccttcctcgattctttctccgagtttgatgatatcagagaatttatgattttcgataaccatcaacctttcataatattgcggatcttgtgctctgacgaagaatttgttcatttgttcctcatcCAAATATGGCCTGACCTTGgttgcttctgacctccaacgagtagcatactcacagaaAGTCTCattaggtttcttcttaagattctaaatgtagaaaacatcttGTGCATTctttgtattgaacctgaactggtccatgaaatctgacgctATACTTACtaaattggaccatttcttggcatcttggctgatataccaggataaagcatccccagtaagactccttATAAAAATCTTCATccagatcttttcatctttcccgaccccgacaagcttgtcacaataggtccttagatgaaccttgGGATCTCCTGTGTcgtcgaacatctcgaacttgagaggtttgtacccctctggcagttccacatctggctgtatgcataggtcttcatagttcaaaccttctattcctttgtcgccttcaacaccctgaactcggcttgccaacttcttaagttcttcagccatgtttttgatgagtaggtccttctcggaggaatCCGGTGTATAAAATATTGGTTGGATGGAGTGAGGTATGGTTTCTACTTATAtatggttgctttgatgggtgtcagggacttgggtgtaatgatggtcattggtggagttttggggatcaggaatgggttgtggtatgttttggggagtgtggtaagtggtggttggtgggttctgaattggttgatggtgatgttatGGCGAagttggtattggcaatggattgagattttggtgtggagttgcatattgatttggtgcgggagaATTTTGTGGATGTaggttttgtgtgttctggggaggtgctgggttctttgtattttgttggtggatgtcggggacatttaggGTTAGTGAAAAGTTTGCCAAGTtacgaacctgctcaagttctccttgcagttccagtatcttttgttctagtctcaagactagatcatttggggccggagtactacgaccatctgaggtttctgcattctcaacattctcctttcggataccacttaagtcgtctattcttcttttcctttaccttttgtattgcttggaggtGGAGGGCCTTTAGATCTAGTATGATACGAtaatgaggccagtatgagtgaaccaatcTAAGGGGAGGTGAATaatcaaaataataaaaaaaaggtaacaagtcagcgaggattttgaaatgtttgcagtatttaaacacatattgcggaaatgtaaatttgCATCTTAATttaggagcctcgttgtgcccgtgttaggcctagcgacaaataaatttggtgaactttaaatgccaataaatgctaaattttataatgtaaaaatagacaaatcccaaaacgacaataagataataaaaataagtcattactggcacttggccttattacatttaggcaagcaaataaatctagcctatttggtcccagaaggaccttccccagattcgatcttcctgACTCCATCATATAGGTCCCCCAGCTCACGCAGACCcaacagcaagtaggctctggccagatgtcctccttcacttCCTTCAGCATTCTCCCAAtcctcaatcctctttatgactttaccctCCAGCTCCACTaatcctcgctccagatattccaactttctaTTAGAAGTGATAgccatctctttccactcatCGATCAATCTCATGTTTTTCTcgtgtatttcccggtgctcattctcgGAGTCGTGGACCCTTTTacgcagcctgttgtattttaCTTGAGCCTCAACTTCTTCATCTATGATCCTATTCCCTCGACCAGTTCTTGGCATCACCATCCCCTTCAGATTGTCCTATAACCATGCTAGGTAGAGAGGTTCACACcccgcatgatacctgtctggctcaatggtTTTGTTTTCCACAAAGATCttgtagtgccacatgtgctgagcttggcacttgtaagggacatcaTCATCCTGAAAGTCTGCTCTAAAATGGCTCATTTTGGCGATCCTGGGTACAGCCCATTTCCttcctgcttgcctcataactcggatagggatataagggtatatccctctcatcCCAATCAGCACCAACTGTGGAGTGTctctagatctgatgatgaattcatctgttgggaaccattcaaacatccattgcacctgtTCATCGGTCaaattgtcgaagaactctacccattctttggcactttttggatgagcaaatctgtctggaatgtaagtcatccacttgggtgatggaaggcaatatggtcgttccaagcccttcgcagaAATTCTTGGCGGTAGTGACccttttgaaaatgttctaacaaccacaattgcagcaacaagttacaacccttgaaatgcttgacccctctttgatagTGCTCTAGAGTCCTGTAGATGTCAGTTATGATCATGGGGAATATAGtgtatgtctgtccattaatcccttctatcaaagtcttggcgaccatgacCAACCTAATGTGGATTCTTTCcattttcattgggaacactatcagacctaagaagcatacaatgaacacgaacactctacGGTGGATGTGGCCCAGAGAAttgagagagatctcatcatggtaggtacggtaggacttgctatggccatacctctcatacagataCTCGAAGGGTATGTAAGATTCTTTCAGGCATACCAGGTCATCATTCTTCTTCAATCCCATCATCTTTAAGAACCCTTTACCGGTACGATTTTCTGGCACCAATAACCtgggactatcccaagtcaatcccgcaagccctccaatttcttcaagaagtggtgtcatttctatgtcgccgaaaCGGAACATAGACCTCTTACTATCCCAgaacaaagtggcagcctcgatcaacttgttgtttggctcaatgtctagcagggaaggcaagttacccaggtacttccTTACAtatttcttgtcacttgaggaaagatcctcccaccaatctagcaacaatggTGAAATGTTGctaccataccgaatctggggacctcgtacctcattttctacaaaacaaaaggaatAGGCCTTTCTCCCCCACGAGACtcaactatttatacattcatgattagcatattggcatttagttctccaaattaatgcacagaatgtggttgtgtccgttgggattatgtaaaccccggtggactttggataaggctcatattaaaggatcattatgtggacaacataattgaTCTGACTAGGTTAGactatgatgcatgcacaattttgatCAAAGAAAGGTTATTATGGGGGTTTAgtatgacgacccggccagtcgtctcatgagttatcgctttGTTTCTCCcatagcttctttatgcttcattatccgtgttttatggtattgggttggtcggagcgagtccggaatgattttggtaaggtttgagatatttagtctcttttaaggaagttaagttggaaaagtcaaccaaatgttgacttatgtgttagagggctcggatgcgagttttgatggtttggctagcttcgggaggtgatttattgATTAGGAGTgggatcggaatgggttttggagggttggagtagttttaggcttgaattggcgaagttgatattttggcgattttcggttggtgggcgagattttgatataggggtcggaatagaattccgagagttgcagtagatccgttgtgtcatttgggatgtgtgtgtaagatttcaagtcattcggacgtggtttagttgggtttttgatcgaaagcgtatttcggaagaattttagaaacttaggcttgaatccgatgtgattagGTAGATTGGATGTTGTTTGAGGCGTttaatgattggaacaagtttgaataaggtattgggttatgtttgtgcttttggttaaggtcccgggggcctcggggtaatttcggatggttaacgaaggagttgagatgttattggagctgctgaagttttgctgcttttggtgttttcgcacctgcggtttggggaccgcaggtgcggcgccgcatatgCGTTGGATTGGCCGCAGAAGCAGACTAGGAGGATTTGTcagggaccgcagaagtggtcagGATGGCCGCATCTgcagagtcgcagatgcggaagg
This sequence is a window from Nicotiana sylvestris chromosome 3, ASM39365v2, whole genome shotgun sequence. Protein-coding genes within it:
- the LOC138888383 gene encoding uncharacterized protein, whose translation is MPPNELNATSSLWPFADWGMDVIGLIEPTASNGHRFIMVAIDYFTKWVEAASYKVVTKKVIADFVKDRIVCRLGVPESNVTNNAANLNSDLMKAMFRISTGATPYMLVCGTEDVIPAEVEIPSLRIIQEVELSDAEWIRSRYEQLSLIDGKRMNAVCHDQLYQNRMSKAFNKRVKPRQFAPSQLALKKIFPR